One region of Colius striatus isolate bColStr4 chromosome 4, bColStr4.1.hap1, whole genome shotgun sequence genomic DNA includes:
- the HSBP1L1 gene encoding heat shock factor-binding protein 1-like protein 1, producing the protein MAAAEDLWQLADNLLHELQENFQALTEKITLRMEEMGERIDDLEKHVADLMTEAGIDNTDEELRH; encoded by the exons ATGGCGGCCGCCGAAGACCTCTGGCAGCTG GCGGACAATCTGCTGCATGAGCTGCAGGAGAATTTTCAGGCTCTGACCGAAAAGATAACGCTGAGAA TGGAAGAAATGGGTGAGCGCATCGATGACCTTGAGAAGCATGTCGCTGACTTGATGACAGAGGCTGGGATAGACAACACTGATGAAGAGCTCAGA CACTGA
- the TXNL4A gene encoding thioredoxin-like protein 4A, with protein MSYMLPHLHNGWQVDQAILSEEDRVVVIRFGHDWDPTCMKMDEVLYSIAEKVKNFAVIYLVDITEVPDFNKMYELYDPCTVMFFFRNKHIMIDLGTGNNNKINWAMEDKQEMIDIIETVYRGARKGRGLVVSPKDYSTKYRY; from the exons ATGTCGTACATGCTCCCGCACCTGCACAATGGCTGGCAGGTGGACCAGGCCATCCTCTCGGAAGAGGACCGAGTCGTGGTGATCCGTTTCGGGCACGACTGGGACCCGACCTGCATGAAGATGGACGAGGTGTTGTACAGCATTGCTGAGAAG gTAAAAAACTTTGCTGTCATTTATCTTGTGGATATCACTGAAGTACCAGACTTCAACAAGATGTATGAGTTGTACGATCCCTGTACTGTCATGTTTTTCTTCAG GAACAAACACATCATGATTGATTTAGGTACGGGTAATAACAACAAGATCAACTGGGCAATGGAAGATAAGCAAGAGATGATTGACATTATAGAAACTGTTTACAGAGGCGCCCGCAAAGGCCGAGGTTTGGTGGTATCGCCGAAGGATTATTCCACTAAATACAGATACTGA
- the LOC104560154 gene encoding probable 2-ketogluconate reductase isoform X1 translates to MFRSKAFSLFKSISLMSGQSNLASKCIHPALASHGHRCHRRSVDYRQRYMACPGQAMSAPQTKVMAEGELPGVLVVDVGGAHGLLEDVAVLLKEHFHLITMKEFLQNKREMSKKIQSVFVFERKPTIDRELLESLPHLKVVANSGVGVDHLDLNMISGFGVKVTNTPHAVADSTADMGMALMLASARRLVEGCQIAVSPDTRQFATDWLGVEVTRATLGIIGMGSIGYKVAQRAAAFHMRILYHNRNRRRKEEEEAVGAQYCGKMEDLLQQSDFVMLSVNLTPETRKLIGKRELGLMKPTATLVNISRGAVVDQDALVEALQNKAIRAAALDVTDPEPLPRDHPLLNVSNVIITPHIGTATAQAICLMAEEAIANILAVLHGQPIPSEVFPK, encoded by the exons ATGTTCAGGAGCAAGGCATTCAGTCTGTTCAAATCCATTTCCTTGATGTCTGGCCAGTCGAATTTGGCTTCTAAATGTATTCATCCAGCTCTTGCTTCTCATGGACATCGCTGTCACAGGAGAAGTGTGGATTACAGACAGAGGTACATGGCATGTCCAGGACAAGCAATGAGTGCTCCTCAGACCAAG GTCATGGCAGAAGGAGAGCTGCCGGGCGTGTTGGTGGTGGATGTGGGAGGAGCTCACGGTTTGCTGGAAGACGTTGCAGTGCTTTTGAAGGAACACTTTCACCTTATCACCATGAAGGaatttcttcaaaacaaaagagaaatgagcAAAAAAATCCAGTCTGTTTTCGTGTTTGAGCGCAAGCCAACTATTGACAGGGAGCTCCTAGAAAGCCTGCCTCATCTAAAGGTGGTTGCAAACTCTGGAGTTGGAGTCGACCACTTAGACTTGAACATGATCTCTGGCTTCGGTGTAAAAGTGACCAACACCCCCCACGCCGTGGCAGACTCAACAGCAGACATGGGAATGGCCCTGATGCTGGCCTCTGCCAGAAGATTAGTGGAAG GCTGCCAGATTGCAGTTTCCCCAGACACGAGGCAGTTTGCCACAGACTGGCTGGGCGTGGAGGTAACCAGAGCGACGCTCGGGATCATCGGCATGGGCAGCATCGGCTACAAAGTGGCCCAGAGAGCTGCAGCCTTCCACATGAGGATCCTGTACCACAACAGGAACCGGAG aagaaaggaggaggaagaggcagttGGTGCCCAGTACTGTGGGAAGATGGAAGACTTGCTGCAGCAATCTGACTTTGTGATGCTGTCTGTGAACCTGACTCCTGAGACTCGCAAACTGATTGGgaagagggagctggggctgatgAAACCCACGGCTACTCTTGTAAACATCAGCCGAG GCGCAGTTGTCGATCAAGATGCATTGGTGGAAGCTCTGCAGAACAAGGCTatcagggctgctgctctggatGTCACAGACCCTGAGCCTCTGCCAAG AGACCATCCCTTGTTAAATGTCAGTAACGTCATCATAACCCCTCACATCGGAACTGCCACAGCCCAAGCGATCTGTCTGATGGCGGAAGAAGCCATAGCAAACATTCTGGCTGTTCTCCATGGCCAACCCATTCCCAGCGAAGTCTTTCCCAAATGA
- the LOC104560154 gene encoding probable 2-ketogluconate reductase isoform X2, translated as MFRSKAFSLFKSISLMSGQSNLASKCIHPALASHGHRCHRRSVDYRQRYMACPGQAMSAPQTKVMAEGELPGVLVVDVGGAHGLLEDVAVLLKEHFHLITMKEFLQNKREMSKKIQSVFVFERKPTIDRELLESLPHLKVVANSGVGVDHLDLNMISGFGVKVTNTPHAVADSTADMGMALMLASARRLVEGCQIAVSPDTRQFATDWLGVEVTRATLGIIGMGSIGYKVAQRAAAFHMRILYHNRNRRKEEEEAVGAQYCGKMEDLLQQSDFVMLSVNLTPETRKLIGKRELGLMKPTATLVNISRGAVVDQDALVEALQNKAIRAAALDVTDPEPLPRDHPLLNVSNVIITPHIGTATAQAICLMAEEAIANILAVLHGQPIPSEVFPK; from the exons ATGTTCAGGAGCAAGGCATTCAGTCTGTTCAAATCCATTTCCTTGATGTCTGGCCAGTCGAATTTGGCTTCTAAATGTATTCATCCAGCTCTTGCTTCTCATGGACATCGCTGTCACAGGAGAAGTGTGGATTACAGACAGAGGTACATGGCATGTCCAGGACAAGCAATGAGTGCTCCTCAGACCAAG GTCATGGCAGAAGGAGAGCTGCCGGGCGTGTTGGTGGTGGATGTGGGAGGAGCTCACGGTTTGCTGGAAGACGTTGCAGTGCTTTTGAAGGAACACTTTCACCTTATCACCATGAAGGaatttcttcaaaacaaaagagaaatgagcAAAAAAATCCAGTCTGTTTTCGTGTTTGAGCGCAAGCCAACTATTGACAGGGAGCTCCTAGAAAGCCTGCCTCATCTAAAGGTGGTTGCAAACTCTGGAGTTGGAGTCGACCACTTAGACTTGAACATGATCTCTGGCTTCGGTGTAAAAGTGACCAACACCCCCCACGCCGTGGCAGACTCAACAGCAGACATGGGAATGGCCCTGATGCTGGCCTCTGCCAGAAGATTAGTGGAAG GCTGCCAGATTGCAGTTTCCCCAGACACGAGGCAGTTTGCCACAGACTGGCTGGGCGTGGAGGTAACCAGAGCGACGCTCGGGATCATCGGCATGGGCAGCATCGGCTACAAAGTGGCCCAGAGAGCTGCAGCCTTCCACATGAGGATCCTGTACCACAACAGGAACCGGAG aaaggaggaggaagaggcagttGGTGCCCAGTACTGTGGGAAGATGGAAGACTTGCTGCAGCAATCTGACTTTGTGATGCTGTCTGTGAACCTGACTCCTGAGACTCGCAAACTGATTGGgaagagggagctggggctgatgAAACCCACGGCTACTCTTGTAAACATCAGCCGAG GCGCAGTTGTCGATCAAGATGCATTGGTGGAAGCTCTGCAGAACAAGGCTatcagggctgctgctctggatGTCACAGACCCTGAGCCTCTGCCAAG AGACCATCCCTTGTTAAATGTCAGTAACGTCATCATAACCCCTCACATCGGAACTGCCACAGCCCAAGCGATCTGTCTGATGGCGGAAGAAGCCATAGCAAACATTCTGGCTGTTCTCCATGGCCAACCCATTCCCAGCGAAGTCTTTCCCAAATGA
- the LOC104560154 gene encoding probable 2-ketogluconate reductase isoform X3, whose amino-acid sequence MAEGELPGVLVVDVGGAHGLLEDVAVLLKEHFHLITMKEFLQNKREMSKKIQSVFVFERKPTIDRELLESLPHLKVVANSGVGVDHLDLNMISGFGVKVTNTPHAVADSTADMGMALMLASARRLVEGCQIAVSPDTRQFATDWLGVEVTRATLGIIGMGSIGYKVAQRAAAFHMRILYHNRNRRRKEEEEAVGAQYCGKMEDLLQQSDFVMLSVNLTPETRKLIGKRELGLMKPTATLVNISRGAVVDQDALVEALQNKAIRAAALDVTDPEPLPRDHPLLNVSNVIITPHIGTATAQAICLMAEEAIANILAVLHGQPIPSEVFPK is encoded by the exons ATGGCAGAAGGAGAGCTGCCGGGCGTGTTGGTGGTGGATGTGGGAGGAGCTCACGGTTTGCTGGAAGACGTTGCAGTGCTTTTGAAGGAACACTTTCACCTTATCACCATGAAGGaatttcttcaaaacaaaagagaaatgagcAAAAAAATCCAGTCTGTTTTCGTGTTTGAGCGCAAGCCAACTATTGACAGGGAGCTCCTAGAAAGCCTGCCTCATCTAAAGGTGGTTGCAAACTCTGGAGTTGGAGTCGACCACTTAGACTTGAACATGATCTCTGGCTTCGGTGTAAAAGTGACCAACACCCCCCACGCCGTGGCAGACTCAACAGCAGACATGGGAATGGCCCTGATGCTGGCCTCTGCCAGAAGATTAGTGGAAG GCTGCCAGATTGCAGTTTCCCCAGACACGAGGCAGTTTGCCACAGACTGGCTGGGCGTGGAGGTAACCAGAGCGACGCTCGGGATCATCGGCATGGGCAGCATCGGCTACAAAGTGGCCCAGAGAGCTGCAGCCTTCCACATGAGGATCCTGTACCACAACAGGAACCGGAG aagaaaggaggaggaagaggcagttGGTGCCCAGTACTGTGGGAAGATGGAAGACTTGCTGCAGCAATCTGACTTTGTGATGCTGTCTGTGAACCTGACTCCTGAGACTCGCAAACTGATTGGgaagagggagctggggctgatgAAACCCACGGCTACTCTTGTAAACATCAGCCGAG GCGCAGTTGTCGATCAAGATGCATTGGTGGAAGCTCTGCAGAACAAGGCTatcagggctgctgctctggatGTCACAGACCCTGAGCCTCTGCCAAG AGACCATCCCTTGTTAAATGTCAGTAACGTCATCATAACCCCTCACATCGGAACTGCCACAGCCCAAGCGATCTGTCTGATGGCGGAAGAAGCCATAGCAAACATTCTGGCTGTTCTCCATGGCCAACCCATTCCCAGCGAAGTCTTTCCCAAATGA
- the LOC104549991 gene encoding probable 2-ketogluconate reductase, which produces MMMGGGELPGLLVHEIGGVCGILHSHVAFLKKHFCLITMKEFLENRKQMSKKVQAIYLWWHRPAIDRELLQSLPNLKVIANSGAGMDHLDLELIASFGVKMANAPRAVSSSTADTGMALLLASARRLVEGYQIAVSSTVEYSKADLLGVEVTGATLGIIGMGSIGYKIALRAKAFKMNILYHNRTRRKAEEEHAVGAAYCQEMEDLLQRADFVLVAVSPTPQTRRLLGERELGLMKPTATLINISRGAVLDQEALLRALQTGAIRAAALDVTIPEPLPRDHGLLKLKNVIVTPHLGCKTEQAAYMITEEAVENILAALNGLPMPSEVLPS; this is translated from the exons ATG ATgatgggaggaggagagctaCCTGGGCTTCTGGTGCATGAAATTGGTGGTGTCTGTGGGATACTGCACAGCCACGTGGCGTTCCTGAAGAAACACTTCTGCCTCATCACCATGAAGGAGTTTCTTGAAAACCGAAAGCAAATGAGTAAGAAGGTCCAAGCGATCTATTTGTGGTGGCACAGGCCAGCCATTGACCGAGAGCTCCTCCAGAGCCTGCCAAACCTGAAAGTGATTGCCAACTCAGGAGCAGGCATGGATCATCTGGACCTGGAACTCATCGCTAGCTTTGGAGTGAAGATGGCTAATGCTCCACGTGCCgtttccagcagcacagcagataCTGGGatggctttgctgctggcaTCTGCTAGAAGACTAGTGGAAG GCTACCAAATTGCAGTTTCTTCCACTGTGGAGTACTCTAAAGCTGATCTTCTGGGAGTTGAAGTTACTGGAGCCACTCTGGGGATCATTGGCATGGGCAGCATTGGGTATAAGATTGCTCTGAGAGCCAAAGCGTtcaaaatgaacattttataCCACAACAGGACACGGAG gaaggctgaggaggagcaCGCTGTGGGTGCCGCTTACTGCCAGGAGATGGAGGACTTGCTGCAGCGGGCAGACTTTGTGCTGGTGGCGGTGAGCCCGACGCCTCAGACACGCAGGCTGCTCGGGGaaagagagctggggctgatgAAACCCACAGCTACCCTCATCAACATCAGCCGAG GCGCGGTGCTGGACCAGGAGGCGCTGCTGAGGGCCCTGCAGACCGGGGCCATCCGGGCCGCAGCGCTGGATGTCACCATCCCCGAGCCCCTGCCCAG GGATCACGGCTTGTTGAAGTTAAAGAACGTCATTGTAACACCTCACCTCGGCTGTAAAACGGAACAGGCTGCCTACATGATAACAGAGGAAGCAGTTGAAAACATCCTGGCAGCACTGAATGGTCTCCCCATGCCCAGTGAAGTGCTCCCTAGCTGA